One window from the genome of Rhizoctonia solani chromosome 15, complete sequence encodes:
- a CDS encoding Fungal Zn(2)-Cys(6) binuclear cluster domain, which produces MSPSLTTHDTRRRDALSIDALVERPSTRQCGKCQEAQSRCDGREPCRNCEDRGTLCGYAWSSFSAPHILPPVHQASQTPQGHSVLYFSPPSAKRRSPAPTGSIFPRSNALDGGWAIVPQGTNAPAAHHPPGPVVACKTCQARNTPCDGVTPVCGSCRMRRLECYLATPVSSSSDRRNGNAPTMSWSARDTQALNPRSFPPSLSQAAMLLPPSGPFRPRAPSDASKPSSSRTSLSFMLNPNTEGKAPSGSKGNGQRPSELKNISTNVKTPTHHVTPPTPVAPASMEKAQCAPPSMQMDIDTPTPTSRDPPTSPSSSTSGTMAGTTDLSRRPSRKRSASPDREDSPGRESVSSLGVSALTMNGRRSRALSHVHSPRSSMDSYSGRHALEPHSPRSHSTRGSMDSHRGSMDSHTRTSLDNAQSPTRSQSHSTRNSVDLHSRGQPLDEARNSHPEYPHSNRPVGFHPGHTSRPSDHHPIDGHPPHRRSIDQAQGLTSPIDLSRPRSRSKSSLSHLLDGGGFGGMGSSTSPTHTTSPHAQAPPHTRILHNTHAQVPHSAPSHPHPHVHPPRTPSTEIGSGPSPTATSTTSASESFSRPMSAESLGRPIGREQGFHKETGVVAYRDQDHREPGPPAHRESGPPHREPGAPVHREPVLPHREPPKQGSISTALADMQLKSAGTSRASSPGHARHDVFVHSAFNGPNSGRHAWTTFGTAGENMANSEGRAVPAPEPKAPVVLEGRMANVWRHETEAGMRRREAEAELRKQESHGQVELHRRRSEGAKRRKIGESDDEHRAERDRRMSGATDERRMSIVEPERQSSGAESDRRMSIAESERRMSIVESDKRPIPEPEKRTSMAEPERRMSIVEPEKRTTGTETERKNSIPESGRRMSIVEHVRRATGVAPKDSAHRGTSNSLPNPRSNATMDVFARPRRGSVPMPGGWTDDDPKSQSVIVISDSPEAQTADTEMEIQELSEPLFPDRNAMPDAKSDSTEGPSRAVDESTPLGPFGHIWPPPLIPVPSDLGKKGRRTKPEAEPTPVRSFITPLTLPPPPPTTQIKQLTPIVDDESKDREKEKEKDKDKESANSNQPSVLRSMLTTMPTRVTFMNEVQNFLSQPVTKTRRNRAVIMTKALMKDALGVLLDPSTDELLKDYVPPEKKKDEEKSGKDKDRDGTPARGRKMSVAIDTTDHSSLEFRAWARRMFSTVKTSRGEDALAFDGKPVVVEDDIYETIVICHSQGNHCSTDETAKLVDQEHSWVPRALIEAFVQKCPGCPSENKTANTAAKPKKRKSVRGAGGAGGPKRKPTAARRGKKAQDGESSRRSRKFTGKEVSPEESDGEENDQEEDELKESGDEAGPSVKTELKSDHDLDPTGDDLDNDNDQDQDEPDPDADAEPEPNGEGIDELDDAEELEMESEDEHVSAPSSSRQKNA; this is translated from the exons ATGTCGCCCTCGTTAACTACTCACGATACCCGACGGCGAGACGCTCTGTCGATTGATGCGCTGGTCGAGCGTCCGAGTACCCGGCAGTGCGGCAAGTGCCAGGAAGCTCAGTCGCGA TGCGACGGCCGCGAGCCATGCCGCAACTGCGAGGACCGCGGTACACTCTGTGGCTATGCCTGGTCGTCGTTCAGTGCGCCGCATATACTCCCGCCTGTGCACCAGGCCTCGCAGACACCTCAGGGTCACTCTGTGCTCTACTTTTCTCCGCCTTCCGCCAAGCGCCGGTCGCCTGCCCCAACAGGTTCGATTTTCCCGCGCTCCAATGCACTCGACGGAGGGTGGGCCATTGTCCCCCAGGGAACGAATGCCCCCGCAGCGCATCACCCACCTGGACCAGTTGTTGCATGTAAAACCTGCCAAGCCCGCAATACTCCT TGTGACGGAGTTACCCCGGTGTGTGGATCTTGCCGTATGCGCCGGCTGGAGTGTTACCTAGCTACCCCTGTGAGCTCATCGTCCGATAGACGCAATGGAAACGCCCCGACTATGTCGTGGAGCGCACGGGACACTCAGGCGCTTAATCCTCGTTCGTTTCCCCCCTCGCTCAGCCAGGCCGCCATGCTTCTCCCACCCTCTGGCCCATTTCGTCCGAGAGCACCGAGCGATGCAAGCAAGCCTTCATCTTCGCGTACGAGTTTGAGCTTCATGCTGAATCCGAATACCGAGGGAAAAGCCCCTTCTGGGTCCAAGGGAAATGGCCAGCGTCCATCCGAGTTGAAGAATATCAGCACCAATGTCAAGACACCGACGCATCATGTTACGCCTCCCACCCCTGTTGCGCCCGCATCTATGGAGAAGGCCCAATGCGCTCCCCCCTCGATGCAAATGGACATTGATACTCCCACTCCTACCTCACGCGACCCTCCCACGAGCCCATCTTCCTCAACTTCTGGCACCATGGCGGGAACAACTGATTTGTCTCGTCGGCCATCTAGAAAACGCAGCGCTTCTCCCGATAGAGAGGATTCTCCAGGAAGAGAGTCGGTGTCCAGTCTGGGCGTAAGCGCATTGACTATGAACGGACGTCGGTCCCGAGCCCTTTCACATGTCCATTCGCCCAGGAGCTCGATGGACTCGTACAGTGGGCGACATGCACTCGAGCCGCACTCACCTCGCTCGCACTCTACTCGGGGCTCCATGGACTCCCACCGAGGATCAATGGATTCCCATACCCGAACATCACTCGATAACGCACAGTCTCCTACTCGTTCCCAATCACATTCTACACGTAATTCTGTGGATCTACATTCTCGTGGACAGCCTCTTGATGAGGCACGAAACTCGCATCCTGAATATCCCCACTCGAATCGCCCAGTGGGCTTTCACCCTGGTCACACTAGCCGCCCAAGTGATCACCACCCCATAGACGGGCACCCACCCCATCGCCGTTCGATCGACCAAGCCCAAGGTCTTACCTCACCTATAGATTTGTCCCGCCCGCGCTCCCGCTCAAAGTCTTCGTTGAGTCACTTATTAGATGGAGGAGGATTTGGCGGGATGGGCTCGAGTACGTCTCCGACTCATACCACATCCCCACACGCCCAGGCGCCACCACACACCCGCATTCTACACAATACGCACGCTCAAGTTCCACATTCCGCACCTTCTCATCCGCATCCACATGTCCACCCCCCTCGGACACCCTCTACCGAAATTGGCTCTGGTCCAAGCCCGACTGCCACATCCACGACGTCCGCATCCGAGTCGTTTTCTCGCCCCATGTCGGCCGAATCACTGGGTCGGCCTATTGGTCGAGAGCAAGGTTTTCACAAGGAAACAGGAGTAGTAGCATACAGGGACCAGGACCATCGTGAACCAGGACCGCCAGCACATCGGGAATCTGGACCGCCACACCGTGAGCCAGGTGCACCAGTCCACAGAGAACCAGTCCTACCTCACAGAGAACCTCCTAAACAAGGGTCAATATCCACGGCCCTCGCCGATATGCAACTAAAATCCGCCGGGACTTCACGCGCGTCATCACCTGGCCATGCACGTCATGACGTATTCGTGCACAGCGCATTCAATGGGCCCAATTCTGGACGACATGCGTGGACCACATTTGGGACGGCTGGAGAGAATATGGCTAACTCCGAGGGAAGAGCGGTGCCAGCACCGGAACCCAAAGCACCCGTCGTCTTGGAAGGGCGGATGGCCAATGTCTGGCGGCACGAAACCGAGGCAGGAATGCGGCGCCGCGAGGCTGAGGCTGAACTACGGAAACAAGAATCTCACGGCCAAGTCGAATTGCACCGCAGACGTTCTGAAGGGGCGAAGCGGAGGAAGATTGGCGAGTCTGACGATGAGCATCGGGCGGAAAGGGATCGAAGGATGTCTGGGGCGACTGACGAACGGAGGATGTCGATTGTAGAGCCCGAGCGACAGTCGTCGGGTGCGGAATCTGATAGGAGAATGTCCATTGCAGAGTCCGAGCGGCGAATGTCAATTGTCGAGTCTGACAAACGCCCCATTCCCGAGCCGGAGAAGCGCACGTCGATGGCCGAACCCGAAAGACGGATGTCAATTGTCGAACCCGAGAAACGCACGACGGGCACTGAGACGGAGCGAAAGAATTCGATTCCCGAGTCGGGCAGACGCATGTCAATTGTCGAGCACGTGCGGAGGGCGACTGGTGTAGCACCCAAGGACTCTGCACACCGAGGAACGAGCAATTCGCTGCCTAACCCACGGAGCAATGCTACCATGGACGTGTTTGCCCGGCCCCGACGCGGATCTGTCCCTATGCCTGGCGGTTGGACCGATGACGACCCCAAGTCCCAGTCGGTGATTGTCATTAGCGACTCTCCTGAAGCTCAGACGGCCGATACAGAAATGGAGATTCAAGAACTGTCGGAGCCGTTGTTTCCTGACCGTAATGCGATGCCTGACGCCAAGTCCGATTCGACCGAGGGGCCATCTCGCGCTGTCGACGAGTCAACGCCACTCGGCCCGTTTGGACACATATGGCCTCCGCCGCTCATCCCGGTTCCAAGCGATCTGGGCAAGAAAGGACGTCGCACAAAGCCCGAGGCTGAACCAACACCGGTTCGAAGTTTTATTACTCCATTGACCCTCCCTCCTCCGCCCCCGACAACCCAGATAAAACAGCTGACGCCAATCGTAGACGATGAGAGCAAGGacagggaaaaggaaaaggagaaagacaaggacaaggaatcTGCAAATTCGAATCAGCCTTCCGTTCTTAGATCGATGCTCACCACTATGCCTACCCGTGTTACGTTTATGAACGAGGTCCAAAATTTCCTCTCTCAACCGGTGACCAAGACTCGTCGAAATCGTGCTGTAATTATGACCAAGGCGCTCATGAAGGATGCGCTCGGTGTATTGTTAGACCCCAGTACGGACGAACTGCTCAAGGACTATGTCCCGCCCGAGAAGAAAAAGGACGAGGAAAAATCGGGTAAAGATAAGGATCGCGACGGTACTCCTGCACGCGGGCGAAAAATGTCGGTCGCGATTGATACCACGGACCATTCCTCGCTGGAATTTCGGGCTTGGGCTAGACGTATGTTTTCTACTGTCAAGACGAGTCGGGGCGAAGACGCGTTGGCATTTGATGGCAAGCCCGTCGTCGTTGAGGACGACATTTACGAGACGATTGTGATATGTCATTCTCAGGGGAATCACTGCAGCACAGACGAGACGGCCAAGCTGGTTGACCAAGAGCAC AGCTGGGTGCCTCGTGCATTGATagaggcgtttgtacagaaATGTCCTGGGTGTCCGTCGGAGAACAAGACTGCGAACACGGCGGCCAAGCCCAAGAAACGCAAGTCTGTCCGAGGTGCTGGTGGTGCTGGTGGTCCAAAACGCAAGCCGACGGCCGCGCGACGGGGCAAAAAGGCCCAGGACGGCGAGAGCTCACGTCGGTCTCGAAAGTTTACTGGGAAAGAGGTATCTCCCGAAGAGTCAGACGGGGAAGAGAACGATCAGGAAGAGGATGAGTTGAAGGAGAGTGGGGATGAGGCTGGACCCTCTGTCAAGACCGAGCTCAAGTCTGATCATGATCTGGACCCGACGGGCGACGACCTGGACAATGACAACGACCAGGACCAGGATGAACCGGATCCCGACGCAGACGCAGAGCCAGAACCCAATGGAGAAGGGATCGACGAGCTGGACGACGCAGAAGAATTAGAGATGGAGAGCGAAGACGAACACGTTTCCGCACCTAGCTCATCGAGGCAAAAGAATGCATGA
- a CDS encoding ICE-like protease (caspase) p20 domain protein, translating into MPPSLSLGSLTRTPSLNRHSRGRPNSTTSETIGYFSQWSRFVQYTGEKSILPCEKRALIVGIEYFEGQLFEDGASMYLAGCHADANDILDLLRTSSPYRTSGEYASCDIKILADVPGLPDNQRPTRENIKGVAVEIVDFFTTQDMGLKSRTRMETKKTVMTKATIQPVDWATKYQCADEGLIIDDEFRDFLVDPLPSNSTLTAVVDCCHSGTILDMEQETRAIPTKSQILGPMTRGAVSSRPSLILKMRFCRSAGGSILPVGNILELPELANVKSSDEPVTPGAERGPISASDSVVLEMKRIESPVEKRVYKPIAANVVCWSACLDSQLAWNIPEEINDRGVLTSAFTTGLRGAAAKYNAMPGGFHPEQRVATLMVVAYSEMLYLETPREQERLAYMERKDRFEETHLLYQDPQVR; encoded by the exons ATGCCTCCGTCCTTATCTCTAGGGTCATTAACCCGAACTCCAAGTCTTAATCGGCATTCGCGTGGGCGCCCAAATTCGACTACAAGTGAGACTATTGGCTACTTCTCTCAATGGTCACGCTTTGTACAATATACCGGGGAGAAATCCATTCTCCCGTGTGAAAAAAGAGCACTAATT GTAGGGATTGAGTATTTCGAGGGACAGTTGTTTGAAGATGGAGCGTCTATGTACCTGGCTGGTTGCCATGCGGATGCCAATGATATTCTCGACTTACTGCGTACCTCTAGCCCCTATA GGACAAGTGGGGAGTACGCTAGCTGTGATATAAAAATTCTGGCAGATGTCCCTGGGCTGCCGGATAATCAAAGACCAACGCGGGAGAACATA AAGGGTGTCGCAGTGGAGATCGTCGATTTTTTCACT ACGCAGGACATGGGACTCAAGTCCAGGACAAGGATGGAGACGAAGAAGACGGTTATGACGAAGGCAA CTATTCAGCCTGTTGACTGGGCTACCAAATACCAATGTGCTGACGAAGGATTGATTATTGATGAC GAATTTCGAGATTTTCTAGTCGACCCGTTGCCTAGTAATTCTACATTAACG GCGGTAGTAGAT TGCTGCCATAGTGGAACAATACTAG ATATGGAGCAAGAAACCAGGGCCATTCCTACTAAATCCCAGATACTTGGCCCAATGACTCGTGGGGCCGTCTCATCAAGACCCTCTTTGATTTTGAAGATGAGATTTTGTCGATCCGCTGGTGGAAGTATTCTTCCAGTCGGGAACATACTCG AGCTTCCCGAATTGGCCAACGTTAAAAGCTCGGATGAGCCTGTAACCCCTGGCGCAGAGCGGGGGCCAATCTCAGCAAGTGACTCCGTGGTACTTGAGATGAAAAGGATAGAAAGTCCAGTCGAGAAGAGAGTATACAAGCCAATTGCGGCCAACGTT GTATGCTGGTCGGCGTGCTTGGATAGCCAACTCGCTTGGAATATACCAGAAGAAATCAATGATAGAGGAGTGCTTACCTCT GCATTCACAACGGGTCTGCGGGGCGCCGCTGCAAAATACAACGCTATGCCCGGTGGTTTCCACCCAGAACAACGAGTCGCCAC CCTCATGGTCGTTGCTTATTCAGAGATGCTGTACCTGGAAACTCCCAGGGAACAGGAACGGTTAGCATACATGGAGCGCAAGGACAGATTCGAGGAGACCCACCTCTTGTATCAGGATCCACAGGTGCGATAA
- a CDS encoding tetratricopeptide repeat protein 39B has product MPPRRPTVNLEIDLPFVRQIMDLFLNNRMNEAEEDCRTQSEATSDSRLYVQTASALMQSMTALMSFEDGDITGAQAIVQRTLNLADQGRLSLTWSSRISSFPFDAAIANARRMTIDQLHTELIYAESLLQKAIMGFVSSGDWMSFLREALNIRSVVAIYRTLHSFLEEFDEQIQAKKKPKSAVDQIDADFRSGVYLGMGMCLLVFSLIPSRVVVFADLLGYKGDRVEALKLLRKAGGWGNAEGRADRNQHTPKISKEDGGVRRPLCDLVLVVFHLVMSGFTREGVDVHEAERIVTWNLQYYSQSIFFLYGKGRLHVTRSRPDLAIPIYENAKVKINGQKGYEQLGSVMLWEMALCNLSLGRWKESAACWKEMRETAKWSKAVYSYGRAACLLQAGNLTQEEQKEVDLLMSEVPGLRQRIAGKSIPLEKYVARKAARYISERTLVAPAIELAYMLQATYKTTEKALRNHVDTLKNLRDSSLPNEDDKQMVDLLLAVHLRLLEYPQSEDIDSPEEKLRHTRVDDPTANEVEIFPLLHAAKDSGTRLQQEHWVAYFAHYELGRYYEERGDYVEARKNFSVVASGSSLEGSSNARRGKYSLQNAIQLRASASIGTLPIPRGRSNSSSFVPGAFKSA; this is encoded by the exons ATGCCACCGAGGCGACCTACAGTGAACCTAGAAATTGACTTGCCGTTTGTACGACAAATAATGGATTTGTTCCTCAACAACCGGATGAACGAGGCCGAAGAAGACTGCCGGACGCAAAGCGAGGCCACTTCTGATTCAAGGCTCTACGTTCAAACTGCATCTGCACTCATGCAGTCGATGACAGCACTCATGAGCTTTGAAGATGGT GACATCACAGGCGCTCAGGCTATAGTCCAGCGCACATTAAATCTTGCTGACCAGGGCAGGCTTTCACTCACCTGGTCCTCTCGCATTTCAAGCTTTCCGTTTGATGCTGCCATTGCTAATGCTCGGCGCATGACCATCGATCAACTACACACCGAATTGATCTACGCCGAGTCTTTACTCCAGAAAGCAATTATGGGATT CGTATCTTCCGGAGATTGGATGTCTTTTTTGAGAGAGGC ATTGAACATACGCTCAGTAGTTGCGATATATCGCACCCTGCACTCATTCCTTGAAGAGTTTGATGAACAAATCCAAGCAAAAAAGAAACCCAAGTCTGCAGTTGATCAAATAGACGCTGACTTTAGATCGGGCGTTTACCTTGGTATGGGAATGTGCCTCCTAGTATTCAGTTTGATTCCAAGTCGGGTCGTAGTC TTTGCGGATCTCCTGGGTTATAAAGGCGACAGGGTCGAGGCTCTGAAGCTCCTTCGCAAAGCAGGTGGTTGGGGGAACGCCGAAGGGAGGGCTGACCGTAATCAGCATACACCAAAGATCTCAAAAGAGGACGGAGGGGTGCGAAGGCCATTGTGTGACCTTGTCTTGGTTGTATTCCACCTTGTGATGTCTGGTTTCACTCGAGAGGGTGTAGACGTCCATGAGGCTGAGAGGATCGTGACTTGGAATCTTCAGTATTATTCACAGA GTATATTTTTTCTCTACGGGAAAGGGAGATTGCATGTAACTCGCTCGCGACCCGACCTTGCGATACCAATATACGAAAACGCCAAGGTAAAAATTAATGGCCAGAAGGGGTATGAACAACTAGGATCAGTCATGCTATGGGAAATGGCACTTTGCAATCTATCACTCGGAAGGTGGAAGGAAAGTGCAGCATGCTGGAAGGAGATGAGAGAGACTGCCAAATGGAGCAAG GCTGTCTACTCATATGGAAGAGCCGCTTGCCTTTTGCAGGCAGGGAACCTTACTCAAGAGGAACAGAAGGAGGTGGACTTACTGATGAGCGAAGTTCCTGGATTGCGGCAAAGGATCGCTGGAAAGTCGATTCCCCTGGAG AAATACGTAGCAAGGAAGGCAGCACGATACATCTCCGAACGGACATTAGTTGCCCCCGCAATTGAGCTGGCATATATGCTCCAAGCTACGTACAAGACCACGGAGAAAGCCTTGAGGAACCATGTTGATACTCTCAAAAATCTTCGCGATTCTTCGCTACCTAACGAAGATGACAAGCAAATGGTTGACCTACTACTCGCCGTCCATCTTCGCCTTTTGGAATATCCTCAGTCAGAGGACATCGATAGCCCAGAGGAGAAGTTGCGACATACCCGAGTAGATGATCCAACCGCGAACGAAGTTGAAATTTTCCCGCTACTTCATGCTGCGAAAGATTCCGGCACAAGACTCCAACAGGAACATTGGGTTGCTTATTTTGCAC ACTATGAACTTGGACGATACTACGAAGAACGGGGAGATTATGTGGAAGCTCGCAAAAACTTCTCCGTCGTTGCATCAGGATCTTCACTTGAAGGATCATCCAATGCGCGCAGGGGAAAGTATAGTTTGCAG AATGCAATTCAACTCCGAGCCAGTGCCTCTATTGGTACTCTGCCCATTCCCCGTGGCCGATCCAACTCGTCATCTTTTGTGCCAGGAGCATTCAAGTCTGCTTAG
- a CDS encoding aldo/keto reductase family protein codes for MPAPVAAAPTTFKTRPVLGHVNLMTDTLIANSNFACHCAFAPRNRPPATASAFAAVARSRLAQSCPKTPPHPSSLFTHLNTSSDPRPTPALYDLLARSRAHFGAGMGFHSLTLLVVIVRATVDLRWTEDGPLADTLAVVDGDIAQAVQSSKEELMAGRVEDMNMARKVVDELRTAMREVSLVVELWGADFPYERGLANLESLKL; via the exons ATGCCTGCCCCCGTAGCTGCTGCACCCACCACCTTCAAGACTCGCCCAGTCTTGGGCCATGT CAATCTCATGACTGACACCCTGATTGCCAATTCAAAC TTTGCGTGCCATTGTGCGTTCGCTCCTCGCAACCGGCCCCCTGCCACCGCCTCTGCCTTTGCTGCCGTCGCCCGTTCCCGACTTGCCCAGAGCTGCCCAAAGACACCGCCACACCCCTCGTCGCTGTTCACCCACCTCAACACCTCCTCTGATCCCCGGCCCACTCCTGCTCTCTACGACCTCCTTGCCCGCTCCCGTGCTCACTTTGGTGCTGGAATGGGTTTCCACTCGCTCACACTCCTCGTCGTCATTGTCCGTGCTACCGTCGATCTCCGCTGGACAGAAGACGGCCCATTGGCTGATACTCTCGCCGTGGTCGACGGTGACATTGCCCAGGCCGTACAGTCGAGCAAGGAGGAACTCATGGCCGGCCGGGTAGAGGATATGAACATGGCCCGAAAAGTCGTCGATGAGCTCCGAACGGCAATGCGTGAGGTTTCCCTCGTTGTCGAGCTCTGGGGCGCCGATTTCCCCTACGAGCGTGGACTTGCCAACCTCGAGTCCCTCAAGCTCTAA
- a CDS encoding aldo/keto reductase family protein, producing MADPNSVPCLETTVLGPFTVPRVWTGLWQLSSPAWGTAPSGKIKREMARHVAEGYTAFDMVMSYYFSSDHYGSAELLFGQFRQTLSDPSIVVGATKWCVFAPTVVTRAVVEEGVRERMERMKYDKVDLLQFHWQNYDDKAYLDALDHLRDMRSEGTITAIGLCNFDSIRTDEICTHLGKGVVVSNQVQFSLIDVRPLHGMADVCDRHGLKLLTYGSLCGGFLADKWLGAPEPDAYRETMTPSQRKSLLRVLRNIGDRHGGVSIANVSTRWVLEHSFVGAVIIGARLGVSEHTRDNQNAFTFRLTEEDFREIDGVLKDSKGHQLIQTIGDCGSEYR from the exons ATGGCCGATCCAAACTCTGTGCCCTGCCTCGAAACAACCGTACTCGGGCCCTTTACTGTCCCGCGCGTATGGACTGGTCTCTGGCAGCTCTCCTCCCCTGCCTGGGGGACCGCCCCATCCGGAAAAATAAAGCGCGAGATGGCCCGCCATGTCGCAGAGGGTTACACCGCATTTG ACATGGTAATGTCTTATTACTTCTCTT CGGATCACTATGGGAGTGCTGAGCTCTTATTC GGCCAATTTCGCCAAACACTAAGTGATCCATCGATCGTCGTCGGCGCCACCAAATGGTGCGTGTTTGCGCCCACTGTCGTCACCCGTGCTGTCGTCGAGGAGGGTGTACGTGAACGTATGGAGCGTATGAAATACGACAAGGTCGATTTGCTTCAG TTCCACTGGCAAAACTACGATGACAAGGCGTACCTCGATGCACTCGACCATTTGCGGGATATGCGATCCGAAGGCACCATCACCGCTATCGGCTTGTGCAATTTCGACTCGATACGAACTGACGAGATTTGTACCCATTTGGGAAAGGGGGTAGTGGTTTCTAATCAGGTTCAG TTTTCTCTCATCGATGTTCGGCCGTTGCATGGAATGGCGGATGTATGCGACCGGCACGGCTTGAAGCTCTTGACCTATGGTAGTCTA TGTGGGGGGTTCTTGGCCGACAAGTGGCTAGGCGCTCCTGAACCGGACGCATACCGCGAGACAATGACGCCTTCTCAACGCAAG tctctACTGCGTGTGCTTCGCAATATTGGCGATCGACACGGTGGGGTGAGTATTGCGAATGTGTCGACCCGATGGGTGCTCGAGCATTCATTTGTCGGGGCGGTTATCATCG GCGCTCGACTCGGTGTATCGGAGCACACGCGAGATAACCAAAACGCGTTCACGTTCCGCTTGACCGAAGAAGACTTTAGGGAGATCGATGGTGTACTCAAGGACTCCAAGGGTCACCAGCTCATCCAGACGATCGGCGACTGCGGTTCAGAATACCGATAG